One genomic segment of Roseivirga misakiensis includes these proteins:
- a CDS encoding YpdA family putative bacillithiol disulfide reductase: protein MKYDVVIIGGGPIGLNCAIEAKKANLSYIILEKGVLVNSLYNFPTNMTFFSTSNLLEIGDVPFIAHGDKPTRRESLEYFRRVQESWDLQVSLYTEVTGMTSSDDGYLIQTTKGVFEGKNVVVATGFYDTPRMLDIPGEDLPKVKHYYDDPHPYVDQKVVVIGAANSACDVALETYYKGAEVTMVIRESEIYPKVKYWIRPNIENRIKAGEIKAYFNSTVEEIKATEVIINTPEGRITLPNDFVLSMTGYKPNYTLFDRLGLHISDDGHKTPIHDEKTLETPLKGVYVAGVINAGLQTSKLFIENTRQHSATIMESILKSMH, encoded by the coding sequence CATAGGTGGCGGGCCAATTGGGCTGAATTGTGCAATTGAAGCCAAAAAGGCAAATCTTAGCTACATCATTCTGGAGAAAGGAGTATTGGTTAATTCGCTCTACAATTTTCCAACCAACATGACCTTCTTTTCCACCTCTAATCTCTTAGAAATTGGAGATGTACCTTTTATCGCCCATGGGGATAAACCTACGCGGAGAGAGTCTTTGGAGTATTTTCGAAGAGTTCAAGAAAGCTGGGACCTACAAGTTAGCCTCTATACCGAGGTGACTGGTATGACTTCGAGCGACGATGGTTATTTGATTCAAACAACAAAAGGCGTATTTGAGGGCAAAAATGTTGTGGTCGCGACTGGCTTTTATGATACACCGCGAATGCTAGATATACCTGGTGAAGACTTACCGAAAGTTAAACACTATTATGACGACCCTCATCCATATGTTGATCAGAAAGTGGTGGTTATAGGAGCGGCCAACTCTGCTTGTGATGTAGCTCTGGAAACCTATTATAAGGGTGCCGAAGTGACCATGGTAATTCGAGAGTCAGAGATATATCCAAAAGTCAAATATTGGATTCGCCCTAATATAGAAAACCGCATTAAAGCCGGTGAAATTAAAGCATACTTCAATAGTACCGTGGAAGAAATAAAGGCCACTGAAGTTATAATAAATACACCTGAAGGACGGATTACTTTACCCAATGATTTTGTCCTATCGATGACTGGTTATAAACCTAACTATACCCTTTTTGATAGGCTAGGATTACATATTTCCGATGATGGTCATAAAACCCCAATTCACGATGAAAAAACTCTTGAGACACCTCTGAAGGGAGTTTACGTGGCAGGGGTAATCAACGCAGGCTTACAAACTAGCAAGTTATTTATAGAGAATACGAGACAGCATTCGGCGACTATAATGGAGTCAATCTTAAAATCAATGCACTAG
- a CDS encoding ATP-binding cassette domain-containing protein, which produces MKLEVDGVFFEVNGKTILSDIYLDLKVGEVVGLLGRNGSGKTTLFDLIFGARKADDMSVRIDGRPYKKPFKNQLLQYLPQYGYLPNFLTISSAFEFMGITYKAIEGLSDCSPKTKIGHLSFGQKRLVEIQLLLESKSTFVLLDEPFSGLSPLSIEIISAKIESEKDKKGIFITDHMYGEILSISDRLMVMESGTLKQIEKDPTALEFAGYLSST; this is translated from the coding sequence ATGAAATTAGAAGTTGATGGAGTATTTTTTGAGGTTAATGGGAAGACAATTTTATCTGACATCTATCTAGACCTTAAAGTAGGCGAAGTTGTCGGGTTACTGGGTAGAAATGGTTCAGGTAAAACAACTCTTTTTGACTTAATCTTTGGTGCCAGAAAAGCCGATGACATGTCAGTGAGAATAGATGGTAGACCTTACAAAAAACCATTTAAAAACCAACTGCTGCAATACTTACCCCAATACGGCTACCTTCCTAATTTCTTAACAATCTCTTCGGCATTCGAATTTATGGGGATCACATATAAAGCGATAGAAGGCCTCTCTGATTGTTCCCCGAAAACGAAAATCGGTCATTTATCTTTCGGTCAGAAGAGACTCGTTGAAATTCAGTTACTGCTTGAATCAAAATCGACGTTTGTCCTACTCGATGAACCATTTTCAGGGTTGTCGCCTTTGAGCATAGAAATAATAAGTGCCAAAATCGAGTCGGAAAAAGACAAAAAGGGCATCTTCATTACAGACCATATGTATGGCGAAATCCTCTCGATAAGCGATAGGCTGATGGTGATGGAATCTGGAACTTTGAAACAGATTGAAAAAGATCCTACAGCGCTTGAATTTGCTGGTTACTTATCATCAACTTAA
- a CDS encoding thioredoxin family protein has translation MARTLSNMMPLGTKAPSFQLPDTISGKTLSLDQLKSDKATVIMFICNHCPFVKHVDEGIVALARDYEKQGVTFIAISSNDVVNYPQDAPDLMKIEAKRVGYGFPYLYDESQAVAKAYDAACTPDFYIFEGDLNCVYRGQLDDARPGNGKPITGKDMRMALDEILSGNPVSAPQVPSMGCNIKWIA, from the coding sequence ATGGCAAGAACGCTCTCCAATATGATGCCTCTCGGCACAAAGGCTCCTAGTTTTCAGTTACCTGATACGATCTCTGGAAAAACACTAAGCTTAGATCAATTGAAATCCGATAAGGCTACCGTGATTATGTTTATTTGTAATCACTGTCCTTTTGTAAAGCATGTAGACGAGGGGATCGTGGCTTTAGCCCGTGATTATGAAAAGCAAGGGGTTACTTTCATTGCCATAAGCTCAAACGATGTAGTCAACTACCCTCAAGATGCGCCAGACCTGATGAAAATTGAGGCCAAAAGGGTAGGTTATGGTTTTCCCTATCTATATGATGAAAGCCAGGCAGTGGCAAAGGCCTACGATGCAGCTTGTACGCCCGATTTCTATATTTTCGAGGGAGACTTGAATTGTGTTTATCGAGGCCAATTAGACGATGCTAGACCAGGGAATGGAAAGCCGATCACCGGCAAGGATATGAGAATGGCCTTGGACGAAATATTATCAGGAAATCCTGTTTCTGCGCCACAGGTACCTAGTATGGGTTGCAATATTAAATGGATCGCTTGA
- a CDS encoding Spy/CpxP family protein refolding chaperone, protein MKTQKLKRYGFALATLLFLGTTAQAQRFQSNDRPEHPPQEMVKGQKPGKGQEQGHKGPKIPNLTEEQKEQLHSFRLESEKTSLPIRNEVAEKEARLKTLVTAESYNEKAVNKVIEEISELKTSLMKLKVAEGQKVKSILTEEQLVIFNNQIAEGPKQGKGKDAGQKGGARRGPNHGR, encoded by the coding sequence ATGAAAACTCAAAAGTTAAAAAGATACGGTTTTGCATTAGCGACATTATTATTCCTAGGTACTACGGCACAGGCCCAAAGATTTCAGTCTAACGATAGACCTGAGCATCCTCCGCAAGAAATGGTCAAAGGACAAAAGCCTGGTAAGGGACAAGAGCAGGGACATAAAGGCCCGAAAATTCCTAACCTGACGGAGGAGCAAAAGGAGCAACTACATTCATTTCGATTAGAAAGCGAAAAAACCTCTTTACCAATTAGAAATGAGGTGGCAGAAAAGGAAGCCAGACTAAAAACCTTAGTCACAGCCGAATCTTACAATGAAAAGGCGGTAAATAAAGTGATCGAAGAGATTAGCGAGCTTAAAACCAGTCTAATGAAGTTGAAAGTTGCCGAAGGTCAGAAAGTAAAGAGCATTCTTACAGAAGAGCAGTTGGTCATTTTTAATAATCAAATAGCTGAAGGTCCTAAACAAGGGAAGGGAAAAGATGCTGGTCAGAAAGGTGGAGCACGCAGAGGACCAAACCATGGTAGATAA
- a CDS encoding RNA polymerase sigma factor has product MSDQDLILALQQRSENAFRTLVGQYQDRVYNTCLGLLQNAEEAEEAAQDVFIEVYKSVPKFRGDAKLSTWIYRIATTKSLEVIRKRKTQKRFAFLQSLTGGDQDYENTKSATFNHPGVILENKEHAETLFKAIKELPDSQRIAFTLHKVEGLPYQEIAEVLETSVSSVESLMFRARKNLQKKLKSYYEKNLMT; this is encoded by the coding sequence TTGTCTGATCAAGATCTAATTCTAGCACTACAACAAAGATCCGAAAATGCATTTCGGACTTTAGTCGGTCAATATCAGGATCGGGTATATAATACTTGTCTAGGACTGTTGCAGAATGCTGAAGAAGCTGAGGAAGCCGCACAGGACGTATTTATAGAAGTTTATAAATCTGTGCCCAAATTTCGTGGTGATGCAAAGCTTTCCACATGGATTTATCGGATTGCTACTACAAAATCACTTGAGGTCATCAGGAAACGTAAAACACAAAAGAGATTTGCGTTTTTACAATCACTTACCGGTGGGGATCAAGATTATGAGAACACAAAAAGTGCGACTTTTAATCATCCAGGAGTAATTCTCGAAAATAAAGAACACGCCGAAACCTTATTTAAGGCGATCAAAGAATTACCAGATAGTCAGCGCATAGCTTTCACCTTACACAAAGTAGAAGGTCTTCCTTATCAAGAAATTGCTGAGGTATTAGAAACAAGTGTTTCGTCAGTAGAATCACTCATGTTTAGGGCTAGAAAAAATTTACAGAAGAAACTTAAAAGCTATTACGAAAAAAATTTGATGACTTAG
- a CDS encoding Spy/CpxP family protein refolding chaperone gives MNRLKTNKYIGGVVIALAILNVVLLSFLWVGHQEIQKTRPENGLKVLEERLNLTDEQKEQVKSLRDVHFEEIQKFRRASQEARQELHNLWGSDHSQDKVDVLTKRLGELQVSQEKATYDHFAQIRALCSPEQQATFDKLIKDVLRQGSQGGPRNGQRPFPNDRGRGGPPPPRDGR, from the coding sequence ATGAATCGCTTGAAAACAAATAAATATATAGGCGGGGTAGTCATAGCATTAGCTATTTTAAACGTCGTTTTGTTATCATTTCTTTGGGTAGGGCATCAAGAGATTCAAAAAACCAGACCAGAAAATGGGCTGAAAGTCTTAGAAGAGCGACTCAATTTAACTGACGAACAAAAGGAACAAGTAAAAAGCCTCCGTGATGTTCATTTTGAAGAAATTCAAAAATTCAGAAGAGCTTCTCAAGAAGCCAGACAAGAACTCCATAACCTTTGGGGATCTGACCACTCGCAGGATAAGGTTGACGTACTGACAAAACGCTTAGGCGAATTGCAAGTATCCCAAGAAAAAGCTACCTACGATCACTTTGCTCAAATAAGAGCACTCTGTTCACCCGAACAACAAGCAACTTTTGATAAACTAATCAAAGATGTGTTGCGACAGGGTAGTCAGGGCGGTCCACGGAATGGCCAGAGGCCTTTTCCAAATGATCGAGGTCGAGGAGGCCCACCTCCGCCAAGAGACGGACGATAG
- a CDS encoding cytochrome-c peroxidase, whose protein sequence is MKKYIFLLSVALIVFSCDNSDEITEIEEDINQDISDVVDLPSTFFNYANPDLPNHFTNGEVRGIDNTPNDNPVTDEGATLGRVLFYDKLLSANNTIACASCHLQENGFSDPDAFSTGFEGGLTGRNSMGLANARYYDNGRFFWDERASSLEEQVLMPIQDQVEMGLTLNELVSRIQEADYYQPLFQEAFGTTEVTTDRIASAMAQFVRSMVSFEARYDEGLIAANGNENADFGNFSELENLGKRLFFSARTQCSNCHETATFSGDAARNNGLDATLTDLGVGGDNGNNNDNGKFKVNSLRNIAVTGPFMHDGRFGTLREVVEFYNNGIQNSPNLDRRLRGNNGTPRRMNLNGQEIDALIAFLNTLTDNSFLSDDKFSNPFVNQ, encoded by the coding sequence ATGAAGAAGTACATATTTTTATTGAGCGTAGCGCTTATTGTTTTTAGCTGCGACAACTCTGATGAAATCACAGAAATTGAAGAAGATATTAACCAAGATATCTCAGATGTAGTAGATCTACCCAGCACATTTTTTAACTACGCCAATCCAGATTTGCCAAATCATTTCACTAATGGAGAAGTTAGAGGAATTGATAATACTCCAAACGACAATCCAGTAACAGATGAGGGAGCAACTCTTGGAAGAGTTCTCTTTTACGACAAATTGCTTTCAGCGAATAACACCATCGCGTGTGCCTCCTGCCATTTACAGGAAAACGGATTTTCAGATCCTGATGCCTTTAGCACCGGTTTTGAAGGTGGCTTAACTGGCAGAAACTCTATGGGGCTGGCTAATGCAAGATATTATGATAATGGAAGATTTTTCTGGGATGAAAGAGCTAGCTCATTAGAAGAACAAGTCTTAATGCCAATCCAAGATCAGGTGGAAATGGGCCTAACGCTCAACGAACTTGTGAGCAGAATTCAAGAGGCAGACTATTATCAACCGCTTTTTCAAGAGGCTTTCGGCACGACTGAAGTTACTACCGATAGGATCGCATCCGCCATGGCACAATTCGTCCGGTCGATGGTTTCTTTTGAAGCCAGATATGACGAGGGGCTAATTGCTGCAAATGGAAACGAAAACGCGGATTTTGGTAATTTCTCTGAGCTTGAAAACTTGGGTAAACGGCTATTTTTTAGTGCAAGAACTCAGTGTTCCAATTGTCATGAAACTGCAACTTTTAGTGGAGATGCGGCGAGAAATAATGGACTTGACGCTACGCTTACTGACTTAGGTGTAGGTGGCGACAACGGCAATAATAATGATAATGGAAAGTTCAAGGTAAACTCTTTAAGAAACATTGCCGTCACAGGGCCATTCATGCACGATGGACGATTTGGTACACTCCGAGAAGTTGTAGAATTCTACAACAACGGCATTCAAAATAGTCCCAACCTTGACAGAAGGTTAAGAGGAAATAACGGTACGCCACGCAGGATGAACCTAAATGGTCAGGAGATAGACGCTTTGATTGCTTTTTTGAATACACTTACTGATAATTCCTTCCTATCAGATGACAAGTTCAGCAATCCATTCGTTAATCAGTAA
- a CDS encoding amidohydrolase has product MLKSQDFQTLKSLRLALHQHPELSGQEKHTSETILNFLNSYSPSEVLTNLGGYGLAAIWEGSEDGPTVLIRAELDALPIQESNSFAHRSTKKDVSHKCGHDGHMAILCGLAMQFQASPLSKGRMVLLFQPAEETGQGAKAVIADEKFRNINPDFAFALHNLPKHDMGTVYCKNGSFCAASTGLKIVYQGKTAHASQPETGNNPAVAAAQLVHCLERIIETNDFTKKTLITLTHAQIGEKSFGVSAGRAETWLTLRAFEKHDFDLLLTLVTREAELIGKRYGLDVSLSHHESFEVTENDYQSVEMVKKAALNLAIRYVEMTEPNPWSEDFGCYLQNCQGAIFGLGSGHETPDLHNPDYDFPDELIEQGVRMFWQLLNDITST; this is encoded by the coding sequence GTGTTAAAGTCACAAGATTTTCAAACGCTTAAGTCGCTGAGGTTGGCATTACATCAGCATCCTGAACTTTCTGGTCAGGAAAAACACACCAGCGAAACGATCTTAAATTTTCTAAACAGCTATAGTCCATCGGAAGTATTGACTAATCTGGGTGGTTATGGTCTAGCGGCAATTTGGGAAGGGAGTGAAGATGGACCAACCGTTTTAATCAGGGCAGAATTAGATGCCTTACCGATTCAAGAGTCTAACTCATTTGCACATCGATCGACAAAAAAAGATGTATCGCATAAATGCGGTCATGATGGCCATATGGCGATCCTATGCGGTCTTGCTATGCAATTTCAAGCATCACCTTTATCAAAAGGACGCATGGTATTACTCTTTCAACCGGCCGAAGAAACTGGACAAGGTGCAAAAGCAGTGATAGCCGATGAAAAATTTAGAAATATCAACCCAGACTTTGCTTTTGCACTGCACAATCTTCCCAAGCACGATATGGGCACAGTTTATTGTAAAAATGGCTCCTTCTGTGCGGCGTCTACTGGGTTAAAAATCGTTTATCAAGGAAAAACAGCCCACGCAAGTCAACCCGAAACAGGTAATAATCCAGCTGTGGCTGCCGCTCAATTGGTCCATTGCTTGGAGCGCATCATTGAAACAAATGATTTTACCAAAAAGACCTTAATCACCCTCACTCATGCCCAAATAGGAGAAAAAAGTTTTGGGGTTTCGGCGGGTCGTGCGGAGACTTGGCTCACTTTGCGAGCTTTCGAAAAGCACGATTTCGATTTATTGCTCACCCTGGTTACACGAGAAGCCGAACTGATTGGGAAACGGTATGGGCTTGATGTATCATTGAGCCATCATGAGTCCTTTGAAGTCACCGAAAATGATTATCAAAGTGTCGAAATGGTTAAAAAGGCAGCTTTGAATCTCGCCATTCGTTATGTTGAGATGACAGAGCCGAACCCTTGGTCGGAAGACTTTGGATGCTACCTCCAAAACTGCCAAGGCGCGATATTTGGGCTGGGTTCTGGTCACGAAACACCAGATTTACATAATCCTGATTATGATTTCCCTGATGAGTTAATCGAACAGGGTGTTCGCATGTTCTGGCAATTACTAAATGATATTACTTCAACTTGA
- a CDS encoding ATP-dependent Clp protease ATP-binding subunit, giving the protein MEAKFSNRVKEVISLSREEALRLGHDYIGTEHLLLGMIREGEGVAVSILKKLGTSLEELREAIERATKGTANHNVKNLANIPLTRQSEKVLKITYLEAKIFKSQLIGTEHLLLSILRDEDNIATQILEKFDVNYEVVKEMLEYQTDNPLASSDTDDPEGDSSKMFGSSGGSGGGSDRPSGKGGEKSRTPVLDNFGRDLTKYAEDGKLDPIVGREKEIERVGQILSRRKKNNPILIGEPGVGKSAIAEGLALRIIQKKVSRVLFGKRVVTLDLASLVAGTKYRGQFEERMKAVMNELEKSPEVILFIDELHTIVGAGGASGSLDASNMFKPALARGEIQCIGATTLDEYRQYIEKDGALARRFQQVMVDPTTPEETVQILENIKEKYEEHHHVSYTADAIESCVKLSDRYISDRFLPDKAIDVLDEAGARVHINNIHVPDEIVKLEEAIEDIKKEKNRVVKSQKYEEAAQLRDSEKKLIDQLSTAKAKWEEESKLKRYTVDEDNVAEVIAMMTGIPTKRVAQKEQAKLVGMGEQLNGRVIGQDEAIAKLTKAIQRTRVGLKDPAKPIGTFVFLGPTGVGKTELAKVLSTYLFDKEDSLVRIDMSEYMEKFSVSRLVGAPPGYVGYEEGGQLTEKVRRKPYSVVLLDEIEKAHPDVFNILLQVLDDGILTDGLGRRVDFRNTIIIMTSNIGVRDLKDFGSGIGFSTQTKRDGEEQMMKDTIQKALKKTFSPEFLNRLDDVIIFNSLGREDIHKIIDISLGKLLDRVEAMGYKVTLTDKAKDFLSDKGFDPQYGARPLNRAIQKYLEDQIAEEILKGDINEGDTLNADHDGKSDQLTLKVKKKRGSKKKKEEDSTDK; this is encoded by the coding sequence ATGGAAGCAAAATTTTCAAATAGAGTAAAGGAAGTTATCTCATTAAGTAGGGAAGAAGCCCTTCGTTTGGGGCATGACTACATCGGGACCGAACATCTTTTACTAGGGATGATTCGTGAAGGAGAAGGTGTTGCTGTAAGCATCCTAAAAAAACTAGGTACTTCTTTAGAAGAACTTAGAGAAGCAATAGAACGCGCAACAAAAGGAACGGCTAATCACAATGTGAAGAACTTGGCCAATATTCCTTTAACCAGACAATCTGAAAAGGTGCTAAAAATCACCTATTTAGAAGCAAAAATTTTTAAAAGTCAATTGATTGGAACTGAGCACTTATTACTCTCCATTTTGAGGGATGAGGATAATATTGCCACACAGATTCTCGAGAAATTTGACGTAAACTATGAAGTAGTAAAAGAAATGCTAGAATACCAGACTGACAACCCATTAGCCTCTTCAGATACAGATGATCCAGAAGGTGATTCTTCTAAAATGTTTGGAAGTAGTGGCGGCTCAGGCGGGGGATCGGATAGGCCTTCAGGCAAAGGTGGAGAGAAATCTAGAACACCTGTTTTAGATAATTTCGGTAGAGACCTGACTAAATATGCTGAGGATGGTAAACTCGACCCGATCGTTGGACGAGAAAAAGAAATTGAGCGTGTTGGACAAATTCTTTCACGTCGTAAAAAGAATAACCCAATCCTAATCGGTGAACCAGGTGTGGGTAAAAGTGCAATTGCTGAAGGTTTGGCTTTACGCATTATCCAAAAGAAAGTATCTCGTGTCCTTTTTGGAAAAAGAGTAGTGACGCTTGATTTAGCTTCTTTAGTAGCTGGTACTAAGTATAGAGGTCAGTTCGAGGAGCGCATGAAAGCGGTCATGAATGAACTTGAGAAATCGCCAGAAGTTATTCTCTTTATTGACGAGCTTCACACCATTGTAGGTGCTGGTGGCGCATCAGGGTCACTCGATGCTTCAAATATGTTCAAACCAGCACTAGCTAGGGGCGAAATTCAATGTATTGGTGCGACTACTTTGGATGAATACAGACAGTATATCGAAAAGGATGGTGCTTTAGCGAGAAGGTTCCAGCAGGTAATGGTCGATCCGACTACACCAGAGGAAACCGTTCAAATTCTTGAAAATATTAAGGAAAAGTACGAGGAACACCACCACGTAAGCTATACTGCTGACGCCATTGAGTCCTGTGTGAAACTTTCTGATCGATACATTTCTGATCGATTTTTACCAGACAAGGCGATCGATGTTTTGGATGAGGCGGGAGCTAGAGTTCATATCAACAATATCCACGTTCCAGACGAAATTGTTAAGCTGGAAGAGGCCATCGAGGATATCAAGAAAGAGAAGAATCGTGTGGTGAAAAGCCAAAAGTATGAAGAAGCAGCTCAGTTAAGAGACAGTGAGAAAAAGCTGATAGATCAATTGAGTACTGCCAAGGCTAAGTGGGAAGAGGAAAGTAAGCTGAAGCGATATACTGTTGACGAAGATAACGTGGCAGAGGTAATTGCAATGATGACTGGGATTCCTACGAAGCGTGTCGCACAAAAAGAACAAGCCAAACTTGTTGGCATGGGTGAGCAACTAAATGGTAGAGTAATCGGTCAGGATGAAGCCATTGCCAAATTGACTAAGGCGATTCAAAGAACACGAGTTGGGTTAAAAGATCCAGCAAAACCAATTGGAACATTCGTTTTCCTTGGGCCAACTGGTGTCGGGAAAACAGAATTAGCCAAAGTGCTTTCAACCTATCTATTCGATAAAGAAGATTCTCTTGTGAGAATTGATATGAGTGAGTATATGGAGAAATTCTCTGTATCGAGATTGGTAGGAGCGCCTCCGGGATATGTAGGTTATGAAGAAGGCGGTCAGCTCACCGAAAAAGTAAGAAGAAAGCCTTATTCTGTCGTATTACTAGATGAGATTGAGAAGGCTCACCCAGATGTATTCAATATTTTGTTACAGGTATTGGATGATGGTATCCTAACCGATGGTTTGGGTAGAAGAGTTGACTTTAGAAATACGATCATTATCATGACTTCGAACATCGGGGTACGTGACTTGAAAGATTTCGGTTCAGGTATCGGATTCAGTACGCAAACTAAGCGCGACGGTGAAGAACAAATGATGAAGGATACAATTCAGAAGGCTTTAAAGAAGACTTTCAGCCCTGAATTCCTAAATCGTTTAGATGATGTGATTATTTTCAACTCGTTAGGAAGAGAAGATATCCATAAAATTATTGACATTTCACTTGGTAAGCTTCTTGATCGCGTGGAGGCAATGGGCTATAAAGTTACTTTGACCGATAAAGCCAAAGATTTCTTGTCCGACAAAGGCTTTGACCCGCAATACGGGGCAAGACCATTGAACAGAGCAATTCAGAAATATCTGGAAGACCAGATCGCTGAAGAAATTCTGAAGGGAGATATCAATGAAGGAGATACCTTGAATGCTGATCACGATGGAAAGTCAGATCAACTGACGCTAAAAGTGAAAAAGAAAAGAGGTTCTAAAAAGAAGAAGGAAGAAGATTCTACAGATAAGTAG
- a CDS encoding WbqC family protein, protein MKVLIESQYLPSIAYFSLIVRADVVFLETQEHFEKQSYRNRCHIVGANKVQSLSIPVHHGGRKILITDLAIDYKQKWMNNHWRAIQSAYGKAPFFDFYGEYIKDEFERTPERLFDFNQTLLTLCLKLLRTKVEIVKTDMYQKSPSDDIMDMRSLIHPKKSLDTLAWFRPEPYHQIFGKDFVPNVSILDLLFCTGPDALDILYQSGAGLVNK, encoded by the coding sequence ATGAAAGTATTAATAGAATCACAGTACCTTCCTTCAATTGCTTATTTCTCCCTAATAGTTCGGGCAGATGTCGTTTTTCTAGAAACCCAAGAGCATTTTGAAAAGCAGTCTTATAGAAATAGATGCCATATCGTCGGGGCAAATAAAGTCCAGTCGCTAAGTATACCGGTTCATCACGGTGGGCGAAAAATCTTAATTACAGATTTGGCTATAGACTACAAGCAAAAGTGGATGAACAATCACTGGCGTGCTATTCAATCGGCTTATGGAAAAGCACCGTTTTTTGATTTTTACGGAGAGTATATCAAGGATGAGTTCGAAAGGACACCCGAAAGGCTCTTTGACTTTAATCAGACGCTCCTGACATTATGTCTTAAACTACTGAGAACAAAGGTAGAGATTGTGAAGACTGATATGTACCAGAAATCGCCTTCAGATGACATTATGGACATGAGATCGCTCATCCATCCTAAAAAATCACTGGACACCTTGGCATGGTTTCGGCCAGAACCTTACCATCAGATCTTTGGCAAAGACTTTGTACCCAACGTGAGCATCTTAGATTTGCTGTTTTGTACTGGCCCCGACGCATTGGATATTTTATATCAGTCAGGTGCTGGATTAGTGAACAAATAG
- a CDS encoding L-threonylcarbamoyladenylate synthase gives MEAEFIKLYEENPEIDKIDKIVDVLRSGGVIIYPTDTVYGIGCDFGNVKAVQRVCQIKNTKPQALSFICYDLSEISAYTKRLSTPIFKVMKKVLPGPFTFILNASNKVPKVLNAKKKTVGIRVPDNNIPREIVRHLGNPIITTSIHDEDEVLEYSTDPELIFEKYRNLVDVVIDGGYGGNVGSTVVDCSHDELELVRSGLGDFDDLL, from the coding sequence ATGGAAGCAGAATTCATCAAGCTTTACGAGGAAAATCCTGAGATCGATAAAATAGATAAGATCGTCGATGTATTGCGGTCGGGTGGTGTGATCATTTACCCCACCGATACTGTCTATGGAATTGGATGCGATTTTGGTAATGTGAAGGCTGTTCAAAGAGTCTGTCAAATCAAAAACACCAAACCACAGGCTTTATCATTTATCTGCTACGACTTAAGCGAAATTTCAGCTTACACGAAAAGATTGAGCACTCCAATATTTAAGGTGATGAAAAAGGTTTTGCCAGGTCCATTCACATTTATATTGAACGCCAGTAATAAAGTGCCAAAAGTGCTGAATGCTAAAAAGAAAACCGTGGGTATTCGTGTGCCCGATAATAATATTCCCCGAGAGATCGTCAGGCATTTGGGCAATCCTATCATCACAACCTCTATTCATGATGAGGATGAAGTGCTGGAGTATTCAACCGACCCAGAATTGATCTTTGAAAAGTATCGCAACTTGGTGGATGTTGTGATTGATGGTGGCTACGGTGGCAACGTCGGGTCTACCGTTGTCGATTGTTCTCATGATGAACTTGAACTCGTTCGGTCTGGGTTGGGCGACTTTGATGATTTGCTTTGA